TTTCTTTTTAATACGTAGGCCACCCACAACATCGATATCGAAAATGACATTCTTGCCCTGTGCCCACAAACGTTCGACCTCACTCTTTAAGGTTCCATAAAAATTATCCCGGTATACTTCCTCCCATTCCAAAAAATCATCGTTCTTGATATGGTTCTTGAACTCAGATACAGACATAAAGTAATAATGCTCCTTATTCTTCTCCTTTCCCCGTCTTGGTCTGGAAGTAGCGGATACGGAAAAGGCCAAATTAAGTTCCGGGCATCCCAATAGATGCCGGACAATGGTCGTTTTTCCACTTCCTGATGGAGCCGAAAATATGATCAGTTTTCCTCCCTCCATTAGAGTACATTTAGCATTTGTTCCTTTATTTTCTCCAGTTCGTCCTTCATCTGCACCACTAATTGCTGCATAGGGGCATAATTTGCCTTGGAACCTATAGTGTTGATTTCACGCCCTATTTCCTGTGAAATAAAGCCTAATTTCTTTCCATTACTATCGTTGGATTTTAAGGTCTTTTCAAAATAGTTCAAGTGATTGGCCAAGCGAACTTTCTCCTCCGTAATGTCATATTTCTCCAAATAGTAGATCAATTCCTGTTCAAAACGGTTCTCGTCCAACTCTACTTTGATATCCTGTACGGCCTTCTCCAATCGTTCCCTTACGTTGGACTGCCTTTCCGGATCCATCTCCATTACCTTGTCCAATAGTTGCTGTAATGCTTCTATGCGCTCTAAAAAGTCCTTTTCGAGAACATTTCCCTCTTCGGACCTGAATATATTGATTTCTTCAAGCGCACCGTCCAATGCCTTCAAAATGGCGGCATATTCCTCCTCGTCGATGTCATCCCTATCGGTACGCATAGCGTCCGGTAATCTAAGTGCCATTTCCAATAATTGAA
This window of the Maribacter cobaltidurans genome carries:
- the gmk gene encoding guanylate kinase; amino-acid sequence: MEGGKLIIFSAPSGSGKTTIVRHLLGCPELNLAFSVSATSRPRRGKEKNKEHYYFMSVSEFKNHIKNDDFLEWEEVYRDNFYGTLKSEVERLWAQGKNVIFDIDVVGGLRIKKKYPDLTLAVFVKPPSVDELKIRLKKRSTESDDKINMRIAKASVELATAPQFDKIIKNYDLKVALKEAEELVADFVGVKKKE
- a CDS encoding YicC/YloC family endoribonuclease, producing the protein MIQSMTGFGKHVVQLPTKKITVEIKSLNSKSIDLNARMPSAYREKELELRKLIANALQRGKVDFNLYVEITGDEASGQVNESVVKQYMKQLKSIADGEDIQLLEMALRLPDAMRTDRDDIDEEEYAAILKALDGALEEINIFRSEEGNVLEKDFLERIEALQQLLDKVMEMDPERQSNVRERLEKAVQDIKVELDENRFEQELIYYLEKYDITEEKVRLANHLNYFEKTLKSNDSNGKKLGFISQEIGREINTIGSKANYAPMQQLVVQMKDELEKIKEQMLNVL